One Pseudomonas sp. B21_DOA genomic window, CCGAACGCTACTGCTTCGGCGCGATGGCCGGTGAGCTTTTCGGCGATGCGCACCAGTTCGGCATCCTCGGACTGTTCGAACGGCGGCACTTCCGGGAACAGCGGCTTGTAGTCGATCTTCACCTTGTGCCGCTCGGCTACCGGGTTGAGCTTGCGCAGGATTTCCGCGCGCAGCACGCTCAGGTCCATGCCCGGCAGCGGCCGCAGGTCAAACTCCAGCGAACACTGGCCGCAGATGCGATTGGGATTGTCGCCACCATGGATGCAGCCAAAATTCATCGTCGGTTGCGGCACGCTGAATTGTGGATTGCTGAATTCGCGCTGCCACAACAGGCGCAGGCCGCGCAATTCGCCGATAGCATCGTGCATCGCTTCAAGGGCGCTATGGCCCAGGCGCGGATCAGACGAGTGGCCGCTCTGCCCGAGGACGTCGATGCGCTCCATCATGATGCCTTTGTGCATGCGGATCGGCTTGAGCCCGGTCGGCTCGCCGATCACCGCCGCGCGGCCCAGCGGTTGCCCGGCCTCGGCCAGCGCTCGGGCGCCGGACATCGAGCTTTCTTCATCGCAGGTGGCAAGAATCAGCAGCGGTTGTTTGAACGACTGATCGAGCAGCGGCCGCACCGCCTCGATGATCAGCGCGAAGAAGCCCTTCATGTCACAGCTGCCCAGCCCGACCCAGCGGCCATCGACTTCGGTGAGCTTCAGCGGGTCGGTCTGCCACAACGCGTCGTCATAAGGCACAGTGTCGCTGTGCCCGGCCAGCACCAGGCCACCGGGGCCGCTGCCGAAACTGGCAAGCAGATTGAATTTGCCGGGGCTGACCTGCTGGATATCGCAGCTGAAACCCAGGTCACCGAGCCAGCCAGCGAGCAAATCAATGACGGCGCGGTTGGACTGGTCCAGGTTCGGTTGAGTACAGCTGACCGATGGCGCGGCAATCAGCGCGGCGAACTGGTCTTGCATGGACGGCAATGGCATCACTGACTCCAGGTCCCGGATTGAGGCCCACTATAGAACCATCCGGCGCGCGGAATAAACCGCCGCAGGGCGTAGGAAGTTTGACTCCTGTACACTGCACGGCCTTGGCAGCCACCCATCCCCCGGCTGCGCTCCCGATTCTGGATGTTCCGGCCATGCAAAAAGAAACTGAAATCAAACTCCGCGTCAGCCGCGAAACCCTCGCTGCCCTGCGCGAGCACCCGCTGCTGAAGAAAC contains:
- the argE gene encoding acetylornithine deacetylase, yielding MPLPSMQDQFAALIAAPSVSCTQPNLDQSNRAVIDLLAGWLGDLGFSCDIQQVSPGKFNLLASFGSGPGGLVLAGHSDTVPYDDALWQTDPLKLTEVDGRWVGLGSCDMKGFFALIIEAVRPLLDQSFKQPLLILATCDEESSMSGARALAEAGQPLGRAAVIGEPTGLKPIRMHKGIMMERIDVLGQSGHSSDPRLGHSALEAMHDAIGELRGLRLLWQREFSNPQFSVPQPTMNFGCIHGGDNPNRICGQCSLEFDLRPLPGMDLSVLRAEILRKLNPVAERHKVKIDYKPLFPEVPPFEQSEDAELVRIAEKLTGHRAEAVAFGTEAPYLQRLGCETIVLGPGDIACAHQPGEYLEMSRLQPTVHLIRQLIEHYCLTTDER